The following is a genomic window from Nitrospira sp..
CATGTGGAAGCTCCGAGCGGACTTTGGGCCGAGTTGGACGGAGGACGCCTTTCCGAACTGGGGCAAAACGAATTCTTCCGGCGTCGAACCCTTGGTTTTCAGAAAGTTCGCACCCACGATGGTGCAGGAAAAGACAAACCTAGCCGCGCCAAGATTCGAGGCTGGTTGCGAGACTGGTATCCCGCCGAGCTTGAGGGTAGTGATCCAAAATGCATCGAAGAAGTCGGGCGGGGCGAAATCTGTTACCTCAAGTTGGGCGAGCTGTCTTTTGCTGCGGTCAAGTTCGCCTTGAGCGCTCACGCTTCACATGTTGCGCCAGATCCGCCCAAGCATCAGGCATCGTACATTCGCTGCATCCACTTCGACGGCGGCATCCTCGACGGACAGACGCTCCACTTCTCCTCCGAACTCAACACGCTCATCGGTATCCGTGGCAGCGGAAAGTCGTCCATCCTGGAAGCGGTGCGCTATGCCCTCGACATCCCACGGGGCGAGAAGGCGCAGGATACTAAGTACAAAGACGAGTTGATCCGTTATACCCTAGGCAGCGGCGGTAAGGTGGCGCTCACGGCGTGCGATGTGTATGGGCAAGAGTTCACCATTTCCCGCATCTTCCGTGAAGCGCCGAATGTCTATCTGAACGACAAATTACAGCCCGGCGTGTCGATTCGGGAAACTGTTCTGCGCCGACCCATCTATTTCGGGCAGAAAGATCTCTCCAGCACCGGCGAAGGTTTCGAGACTGATCTGGTGGAAAAGCTGGTCGGTGAGAAGCTTCATGCGTTGCGTAGCGACATCGAAACCCAACGCCAGCGCGTACGTGAAGCAGCTCAGCGCTGGCTCAAGCTCAGCAATACCGCCGAACTCAAACGCGACTTTGAGACCCAGCTCACCGATGCCAACTTCCGTCTGAAGAAATTCGAAGAGTATGGTGTCGCCGACAAGCTCCAGAAGCGCTTGGGGTTCCAGCAGGATGCCGCTGCGCTCACGCGTCTGAGTGAACGGGCCAACAATCTTGTGCTTGCCTTGGACGGCTTGATTGCCGAGCATGAGGACGAACTGCACAATGCGATGAGCTACGTATCCAGACAGAATCCGGAGTTCTTCGCCGCGTACTATGTCGAGTTTTCCCACCTCATTACCAAGATGGAGCAGCTCAAGCAGATCGAGCAGGATGCGCGCGCCATTGTTGGCCGTCTTCAGACGAAGCAGGGCGAGTTCGAAGGCGCGCGCAAGAGCCTTCAGGAAGAGTTCGCGCAAGTCGAGCGGCAACTGGCTCAGGAACTCAAGCAAACCGGCATGACCGCTATCCAGCCGGATGACTTCCTGACCCAGCAACAGCGCAAGACCAAGGCGGAGCAGATGCTGGAGGCACTGGCCAAGCAAGAGTCACAGCAGACCAGCATCCGCGATGCGCTGTTTGCTGAAATCGACAAGCTCAACAAGCTTTGGCTGAGCGAGTTCAACACTATCAAAGCGGAGCTAGACCGTGTGAATGCCAGCCACACCGCCCTGCAGATCGAAGCCGACTTCAAAGGTGATAAGGAAGCTGCCATTAGCTTCATGCAGCAGCTTTTCAAAGGCAGCAACATCCGCGAAAGCACGCTGCGGGCGGTCATGGAAGGCTACGCCGATTTCGGCGGACTACTGCGAGCGCTGCCAGGAGCGTTGGCTAAGGCCGGTAGCACGCCCGAGGTCTTTGAAAAGACCTTCATGCAGAATCTGGTCGAGTTTGTCACCTGGCAGGTGCCCAATCGCTTCGTGATCTGTTATCGCAGCAAGGAACTGAAGCACCATTCGCTTGGGCAGCGCGCTTCGGCCTTGCTGCTGTATGTCCTCAGCCAGCGCCAGAACGACGTCATCATCATCGACCAGCCGGAAGACGATCTGGACAACCAGACCATCTACGACGATGTGATCAAGCTGCTGCGTGAGATGAAACCTCACGTCCAATTCATCTTCGCCACCCATAACGCCAATTTCCCGGTGCTGGGTGATGCAGAACAGGTACTCGCCTGCCAGTACCAGGATGAAAAGGTCGTCGTACGAAGCGGCAGCATCGACGCCCGCCTGATGCAGGAAGCCATCATTAACATTATGGAAGGCGGCCAGGAGGCCTTCAACCGTCGCAAAGAGGTTTACAATCTATGGAAACCACAGAGCTGATCGACATCCTCAGCCGTGGCGAGGACAGCCGCCATCAGTTCAAGTCAGACATCACCAATGCCGATGCCTTGGCGGCGGAAATCGTCGCTTTCAGTAACACCGCAGGCGGGAAGATATTCATCGGTGTGCAAAACGACGGCTCAGTGCTTGGCCTGTCAGGCGCAGCCATTGACCGTTTGAACCAGCTTGTTTCAAACAGCGCATCGCAAAACGTTCGTCCCGCTGTGAATCCGTTCACCGAAAACGTGTCGCACCCCAATGGTACGGTGATGGTGATCTTCATCCCTGAAGGCATCAGCAAGCCTTATATGGATAAAAACGGTGTTATTTGGGTAAAGAACGGCGCAGACAAACGCCGTGCTACCTCCCGCGAGGAAATCCAACGCCTGTTCCAGCAGGCGGGGCTAGTGCATGCCGACGAAACGGCCGTGGCAAGCCTGAGCGCGGGCGATGTGGATATGCCCTATTTTGAAGCTTTCTTCGAACAGCAGTTCGGCGAGCCACTTGCCCGGCACAACCAGTCTCTGCCCCAGTTGCTGACCAATATGAACCTCATGAACCAGGGACAGCTCAATGTGGCCGGAGGCCTGCTGTTCGCCAAGGCCCCGCATTACGCGCTGCCTGCGTTCATTGTCAAAGCAGTCGTCTTTGTTGGCAATCGGATTGAGGATGAACGCTATCTCGATAGCCGTGACATCACCGGCAAGCTGGCTGACGTGTTCCAGCAGACGCTGGGTTTTATCATAGCCAATACCCACGCTATTCAGGGCGAGCAGGGTTTCAACTCACAAGGCCAGGCCGAGATTCCGCGCATTGTATGGGAAGAACTGGTGGTTAACGCGCTCATCCACCGAGACTACTTCATCAGCGCCCCGGTGCGCGTGCTGGTGTTTGTGGATCGGGTCGAGATCATCAGTCCCGGCCACCTGCCCAACAACTTAACCATCGAAAATGTCAAGGCGGGAAACTCCAACATCCGTAATCCCGTTTTAGCATCTTTTTCCGCCAAGCTCCTGCCCTATCGAGGCCTGGGCAGCGGCCTGCTGCGCGCTCTGCGAGCCTGGCCCGAGATCGAACTCGTCGACGACCGTAACGGTAATCTTTTCAAAGCCATCGTGATGCGATCAGGCGTATGGTCATTTGAGCCGGCGCAAGATCGCGCATGAGTGAGCAAGTTGCTTGCACCCTTCTGGGCCGCACCTTCGATGTGACTTCGGTCGTTAATGGTGGACGTTATGAGTTGCCACCTCGTGCCGTCTGCCGTTGATGGGATCACTGTTGGATCCATGCGACTGATGAGAGAGTCCCAATCTGGGAATGTGTGTTATTGGCAGTGCGTCAGCTGAGGAAGCGGCTGATGTGAGAATACGTTGAAGGTCTGGTTGGGCTCTAGGCCGCCTCGGCGGTTTGGCGCTTGGCGACTTGACCGAGGATATCCAATGCGGCGACGCGGTAGGCTTCGGCGTAGGTAGGGAAGTTAAAGACGTTGTCGATAAACGATTCGACCAGCGCGCCTTGTTGCAGGGCCATCTGGCCGATGTGCACCAGTTCCGTGGCGGAGTCGCCGACGACCTGGACGCCGAGCAGCTGCTCGCCGTTGGGATCGGCGATCAATTTTAAGAGTCCATGACCGGCGCCGGAAATTTGCGCGCGCGCGACTTCTTCGAACTTGGCGCGCCCGACAAGGGGATTGCGAAATCGTTCGCTGGCCGTCTTTTCATCCAGTCCGATGCTGGCCATCTCGGGAATCGTATAGACGCCGATGGGAATGGTCGAGGCCGCGTCGCCGATCGGCAGGTTGAGGGCGTGGCGAACTGCCCGGCGGCCCTGTTCCATGGCCTTCGACGCGAGCGCCGGGGCGCCGACCATGTCTCCCACGGCATAAATATGGGGCACCGCGGTTTGGCAGAATTGGTTGACGGATAAGCTGCCTTTCGCATCGACGGCAAGGCCTGCGGCGCTCAAATTGAGATCTTCGATGTTGGCTTGGCGGCCCAAGGCGACCAGCATTTTCTCGCTCTTGATGAATTGGCCGTCGCCAAGCAGCGTGACGACGTTGGCCGCGCCGTCCCACTGAACGCTCTGGATCGATTGTCCGCCGAGATAATGTCCGCCATGCTGTTCGAAGCTGGCGACGAATTGAGCGACCAACTCGGCATCCATAAACTGCAACGGCGATTTGGCGCGGTCGATCAAGGTCACCTCGACGCCGAGCAACGCGAAGATGGAGGCATATTCACATCCGATGACGCCGCCGCCGATGATGGCCAGCGATTTCGGCAGGTAGATCATCGATAGGAGAGAGTCGCTGTCGAGGATATGTTCGTGGTCGACGGGGATTTCCGCCGGGTTGCGCGGCCGTGAGCCGGTGGCCACCACGAAATGCTCGGCGGTGAATTGCTGGCAGGCTCCGTCCACGGCCTGCATTTCCACGGTGCGATCGTTGAGGAAACGGGCGCGGCCATGAAAGAGCGAGATGCCGTTGCGTCGCAATTGTTTGCTCATGTAGGTGTCGTGGGTGTGGACGACTTCCTCCAGGCGGCTGAGCAAGGCGGAAATTTCCGCGTCCGGCTTCAGTTTAAATTCAAACGCCGCGCTGGCCCGGCGCAGCCGGTCGAGATGCAGGGCGCTCTCGCGCAAGGTTTTACTGGGGATGGTGCCGCGGTAGACGCAGCTCCCGCCGATGCCGCGCTCGCGTTCGAGCAGCGCGACGCGCTTGCCCGATTTGGCGCCTTGGATCGCGGCTTTTTGCCCGG
Proteins encoded in this region:
- a CDS encoding Putative atp-dependent dna helicase protein (Evidence 3 : Putative function from multiple computational evidences; MaGe:77310533), coding for METTELIDILSRGEDSRHQFKSDITNADALAAEIVAFSNTAGGKIFIGVQNDGSVLGLSGAAIDRLNQLVSNSASQNVRPAVNPFTENVSHPNGTVMVIFIPEGISKPYMDKNGVIWVKNGADKRRATSREEIQRLFQQAGLVHADETAVASLSAGDVDMPYFEAFFEQQFGEPLARHNQSLPQLLTNMNLMNQGQLNVAGGLLFAKAPHYALPAFIVKAVVFVGNRIEDERYLDSRDITGKLADVFQQTLGFIIANTHAIQGEQGFNSQGQAEIPRIVWEELVVNALIHRDYFISAPVRVLVFVDRVEIISPGHLPNNLTIENVKAGNSNIRNPVLASFSAKLLPYRGLGSGLLRALRAWPEIELVDDRNGNLFKAIVMRSGVWSFEPAQDRA
- a CDS encoding putative soluble pyridine nucleotide transhydrogenase (Evidence 3 : Putative function from multiple computational evidences; MaGe:77310534), which codes for MSTPIAFDIVIIGAGPAGQKAAIQGAKSGKRVALLERERGIGGSCVYRGTIPSKTLRESALHLDRLRRASAAFEFKLKPDAEISALLSRLEEVVHTHDTYMSKQLRRNGISLFHGRARFLNDRTVEMQAVDGACQQFTAEHFVVATGSRPRNPAEIPVDHEHILDSDSLLSMIYLPKSLAIIGGGVIGCEYASIFALLGVEVTLIDRAKSPLQFMDAELVAQFVASFEQHGGHYLGGQSIQSVQWDGAANVVTLLGDGQFIKSEKMLVALGRQANIEDLNLSAAGLAVDAKGSLSVNQFCQTAVPHIYAVGDMVGAPALASKAMEQGRRAVRHALNLPIGDAASTIPIGVYTIPEMASIGLDEKTASERFRNPLVGRAKFEEVARAQISGAGHGLLKLIADPNGEQLLGVQVVGDSATELVHIGQMALQQGALVESFIDNVFNFPTYAEAYRVAALDILGQVAKRQTAEAA
- a CDS encoding hypothetical protein (Evidence 4 : Unknown function but conserved in other organisms; MaGe:77310532) is translated as MTEMQPLNRRGMVFDEGAQWIRADFHLHTRADREFKYVGDDNFYNSNYVDTLEKAHIRLGVIANHNKFDFDEFNALRKTAKKKGIALLPGVELSVNDGANGIHTLVVFSDDWLADGNDHINPFLTVAFEGKIPTQYEQENGRSSRSLLDTIKKLESYHRDFFLVFAHVEAPSGLWAELDGGRLSELGQNEFFRRRTLGFQKVRTHDGAGKDKPSRAKIRGWLRDWYPAELEGSDPKCIEEVGRGEICYLKLGELSFAAVKFALSAHASHVAPDPPKHQASYIRCIHFDGGILDGQTLHFSSELNTLIGIRGSGKSSILEAVRYALDIPRGEKAQDTKYKDELIRYTLGSGGKVALTACDVYGQEFTISRIFREAPNVYLNDKLQPGVSIRETVLRRPIYFGQKDLSSTGEGFETDLVEKLVGEKLHALRSDIETQRQRVREAAQRWLKLSNTAELKRDFETQLTDANFRLKKFEEYGVADKLQKRLGFQQDAAALTRLSERANNLVLALDGLIAEHEDELHNAMSYVSRQNPEFFAAYYVEFSHLITKMEQLKQIEQDARAIVGRLQTKQGEFEGARKSLQEEFAQVERQLAQELKQTGMTAIQPDDFLTQQQRKTKAEQMLEALAKQESQQTSIRDALFAEIDKLNKLWLSEFNTIKAELDRVNASHTALQIEADFKGDKEAAISFMQQLFKGSNIRESTLRAVMEGYADFGGLLRALPGALAKAGSTPEVFEKTFMQNLVEFVTWQVPNRFVICYRSKELKHHSLGQRASALLLYVLSQRQNDVIIIDQPEDDLDNQTIYDDVIKLLREMKPHVQFIFATHNANFPVLGDAEQVLACQYQDEKVVVRSGSIDARLMQEAIINIMEGGQEAFNRRKEVYNLWKPQS